The genomic DNA ACGCTCTTCGACCCGGCCCGCTGTTTCCGCCTGGAGTCCGGCGACCCGGAGATAGCCCGGCTGCTGGCCGCCTACGAGGCGGACGGCGTCCATGTCTGGTTCATGGACGTGACCACCGAGCTGGGCGTGCCCTGCTACAAGTCCGTGGTCCTGGGCAACCTGGGCGACGTGAACAAGGGGTCCGGCTGTTCGCTGAACGGCAGGGCGGCCCTGGTCTCGGCCATGACCGAAACCGCCTACCCCCACCCCGGCCCCAAAAGCGGCCCGGCCCCGGACAACCTGCCGGTGCGAAGGCTCGAAGACCTGCCCGACCTCTCCACAGGCAGCGCCGAGGGCGACCTGATGGTCCTCGAAGCGACCCTGCTCGCCAACGGCTGTTGCCCTGCCTATGCCGACCTGACGCGCAAGGATCTTGGCATCCCGGTGGTCCGCGCCCTGATCCCCGGCCTGGAGATCATCTCGGATTTCGATCAATACTCTCGCGTCAGCCCACGGCTTTATGCAAACTATCTCGATATGTTCCGTTGACAACAACAGGCCGCACGGCCCGATTCCCGCCTCGAAGGGCGAAATCGGTATGCATTTGCGGAATGTTGATATTCCTCGACTGCGACTTGGACTATGATTTCTCTTGTACGCAAATTGATTCTTGCATATAGAGGACAGGAAACGCGTTTCTTTTTCCATCGTTCAATGAGCACTGTGACCTCCCCGGACCACCATTCTCCTCAGGAGGCCTCCATCCCCTGTGCTCATTGTTCATCGAGGGCATTCCCACCTCCCCGGGGATGCCCTCACCTTTTTGTCCGTCACCCCGGCTTTTCACCGCCCCCATTGTCCGCCACCGTCCCACCCGGCAAAAGACATTGACGCCGCGCCGCGTTGCGGGATAATGGAAAAACCCTTGCCGAGCCGCGGGGCGCAACGGCCCGTGGCCCGCGCCCGCCATCCGCGCCCCGCCTCCGCAACCCCAAGCCTGGGTGGTGGAAATGGTAGACACCCGAGACTTAAAATCTCGTAATCTTCGGATTGTGCGGGTTCAATTCCCGCCCCAGGTACCAAATTTCGATCCGGCACTGCCCGGGATTGTCCAGAAGGCCCCCGCACTACGGGGGTTTTCTTGTCCACTTGCAAAGGAGACGGACTTTCACCTAGCCCGATCAAAGGACAACTGGTCCGCGCTGAGGCGAACAGGATGCGGGTGGCAAACACCGGCGCGGAGCACTTGCCGGAGGCAAATAGATGATGCAGCATGGGCCGACTCCCTAGACAGCTTTAAAGGTGCGGCACGATTATTCCCATCCAAAGCAATGCCCGGCAGTTGACTGATGTTACCTGTGAGGTTACAACGTGATCAAGAGCTTTTCACACAAAGGGCTTGAAGTCTTTTTCAGGAGCGGGAGCACCAAGGGCATACAGGCCAAGCACGCGGACAGGCTCGGCAGGATATTGGACCGACTGGACGCCGCCGCCGAGGCCCGAGACATGAACGCGCCGGGCTACGATCTTCACCCTTTGAAAGGGAATCTGGCCGGGCATTGGTCCGTGAAGGTATCCGGCAACTGGCGTGTGACCTTCCGCATGGACAATGGCAACGCCCACATCGTGAACTATCAGGACTACCACTAGGAGACCGCACCATGGGCACCACAACCCGCAAGCCGACCCATCCGGGGGCAATCATTCGCCAGGACTACATGGAGCCGCTGTCTTTGACCGTCACGGGTCTGGCGGCACACTTGGGTGTCAGCCGCAAGCATCTTTCCCAGATTCTCCATGAAAGGGCCAGCGTCACATCCGGCCTTGCCCTTCGCCTTGCCAGGGCTTTCGATACCACCGCCGATCTTTGGCTCAACCTCCAGCGCAAGCGCGACCTGTGGGAAGCCGAGCGGGACACGCCCGGCCTTGAAAACGTCGAGCCATTGCCAGGGTTGCAGGGGATGGGCAGGGACGCACGATAGACAATATTTACGCGCGCTGGCTTGAGGGTAGTGACCTTCCTCCAAGTGAAAACCCCGGCCTCCCCCGAGGTTGGGTGTGACCTCACATAAGGGAACAGGTCGATGGAGGGGAAACAGTGAGTTCATTGCTAATAAGATTGGTTCCTCGACGCGGCGTGTGGAATTGACCCCATTGGTCTGTTCCAGCCTGGTCAGCGGGTAGCCGGGCAAGGCAAGGATGTTACCTACACAAGAACACCCCTCTTGAATAAAGAGCCTTTTCGGGTTATGGGTTTCCTCAAAAAAGGGACTCCCCGCTGTAAAGTCCCCTTTCATAGGGCCAGTTAACGGTAGAGACTCCCGACAGTTTTCGGGGGGGTTGCCCAGAGGGCAGGGGGTACCCCCTGCCCTCTGGGCAGCAAAATTTATCGGCGACATATTCCCCAGGGATTCATGAGGACGTCCCTCGTTGTACTCACGGATAAAGTCCTCCGTAATGGCCCGAACTTCGCTCAGGCTGTTGAACACGTACAAATCAAGCACTTCTTCTCTGTAGGTCCGGTTGAACCGCTCGATGTATGAGTTCTGGGTGGGCTTGCCAGGCTGA from Pseudodesulfovibrio aespoeensis Aspo-2 includes the following:
- a CDS encoding type II toxin-antitoxin system RelE/ParE family toxin yields the protein MIKSFSHKGLEVFFRSGSTKGIQAKHADRLGRILDRLDAAAEARDMNAPGYDLHPLKGNLAGHWSVKVSGNWRVTFRMDNGNAHIVNYQDYH
- a CDS encoding HigA family addiction module antitoxin, whose amino-acid sequence is MEPLSLTVTGLAAHLGVSRKHLSQILHERASVTSGLALRLARAFDTTADLWLNLQRKRDLWEAERDTPGLENVEPLPGLQGMGRDAR